The Deltaproteobacteria bacterium sequence TATAGTGCAAACATGATCAGGGTCGACGTCCTCAAGGCAGAAACTCAACTCGCCCGCTATGTCGCAGAAGTTGAGCAAGGAAAAACGATTGTTCTCTGCCGCAACAACATACCCGTGGCTGAAATTCGTCCGTTAACCAGACCGCCGAACCAACCGAGGCCCGTGGGGATCGATCGAGGGATGAAGGTCCCGTCTATTTTCTTCGAGCCGT is a genomic window containing:
- a CDS encoding type II toxin-antitoxin system Phd/YefM family antitoxin, encoding MIRVDVLKAETQLARYVAEVEQGKTIVLCRNNIPVAEIRPLTRPPNQPRPVGIDRGMKVPSIFFEPLPEDLLAAFEGKQHTDT